In a genomic window of Thermosynechococcus sp. CL-1:
- a CDS encoding CHAT domain-containing protein gives MKTLQQYLFSITLVFWGLLSSAAYSQITPATNGTGTTVIQNDQQIDIGGGRLSGNGQNLLHLFRDFNVGNGQIANFLSNPQIRNILAGVNGGNASYINGLIQVTGGNSNLYLLNPAGIVFGPNARLNLPAAFHASTAQRVLFEGGIFDVNGQNLYQSLNGQPTGFEFLSKGLIINEGELRVGRGQTLSLMAHQVINTGTLAAPAGNIHIAAVPETGMVRVSQEGMLLSLEIPQERLPTGGAIAAVDLPSLLTGNGSQPVNSVIQNPDGTIRLVHDPNKIPTTTNTAVISGSLSVANPIGMGGQITITGQNIALINANLTASGQLGGGTILLGGDYLGGTTGTNRLHSSFNAQNLFINSGSVIAADAFNQGNGGTVIAWADNSTQFAGTISARGGQLSGNGGFVETSGRELLSVRGTVDVSAVKGQPGTWLLDPRNVTISNFPTSGGSFSGSNPDVFTPTTDNAFVVSTAIEAALNLGTSVIITTGDTGTQAGDISVLASITKIGGGDASLTLQAANDILVADDIRSEAGRLNIILHADADNSGAGAIRLDSVTLITNGGNIILGGGSNPFTSPAIGLGTAGVRIINSTLNADGGHIRIHGSGATIDGQEGVLIGGSSIFTSGSGEITILGTGGSSVYSPVDGISIQNSSISAEAGNLTLTGTGGNVSEGVSNVGIHLEESGIRTTTGNITLTGTGGTGFAYNQEGILSSFTSITSQSGDIILRGTGGEFGAGLGFRAATDTEYSAEVRTAGNGKILIEGRGTDGNPGLVMEVSDAPLTLAVQDGMLTLAAQGGIEVLGDFPSLLDIHSAGAGRLVFQPIDAHTPVGIGDGATGNLIIDQFLLNQITGGFSLVTIGHPNGTGLIDVRPFSLNYNLALQTPGVSSLGIQFNGSGTTNLYGRNLTLNSGGGVTQGSHVISAGTLQLLGQGTFTLNNVNNEFQALSGNVSGNVNLSHQGALGIVSFNNGVNGLTTGINTNGNTLILSLNSGNLTQSAPIRAGNLGLTLRNGSAILTNPNNQVGILAAELNSASDLQFVNNSTLTVGNVNPTGITGRNIFLQTLTGDIVLNAPISAVGTGDAIVLAAENNFVNNYGSGVFSTPNGRWLVYSTDPNFNINGGLTGSEQFNTTYPEPALFSGSGFLYRVSQAPPTPPTEPSTPPTPPTEPSTPPTPPEPQTQENLGRILLGEEIQGTQLPQNTAQVIYFPGVEIIRQQISTAFDQGDYNSAIKLLQQLYSFEFSEYFGEFLSTPSQEGLQFLDIDQIKELLGRMAEETGQKPALSYVFWRPEQLDIFIITLEGEPIYQPVRVPQEVVRRVISAFNREVRDPTKTNSESYLPFAQQLYQWIMGGVDAELQARGINTLVFALDQGLRSVPIAALHTGSNLISSTVSDSPIGRNGQFLVERYNLGLIPSINLVDTRYQPLQNASVLAMGASQFTKQSPLPAVPIELQTITQLVGRGQVFLNEAFTVSNLETQRRRSLYPILHLATHGEFNAGKPQNSYIQFWDSQLSMAQVRQLRLFQPPTELMTLSACRTAVGDTNAELGFAGLSLQAGVKSSVASLWYVSDEGTLALMTAFYGQLRIAPIKAEALRQAQLALIHQQVVIEENHLRSAGVQGGLSIPLPPEVQTGGGRQLSHPYFWAGFTMIGSPW, from the coding sequence GTGAAAACTCTCCAACAGTACCTATTTTCCATCACCTTAGTCTTTTGGGGACTGTTGAGTAGCGCTGCTTACAGCCAAATTACCCCAGCCACCAATGGCACTGGTACCACCGTCATCCAAAATGATCAACAAATCGATATTGGCGGTGGCCGCCTATCGGGGAATGGTCAAAATCTCCTTCACCTCTTCCGTGACTTCAATGTCGGTAACGGCCAAATTGCGAACTTTCTTTCTAACCCGCAAATTCGCAACATTCTTGCAGGGGTCAATGGTGGCAACGCCAGTTACATCAATGGCTTGATTCAAGTTACGGGTGGCAACAGTAACCTTTATCTGCTCAACCCTGCGGGAATTGTCTTTGGCCCCAATGCTCGTTTGAATCTCCCCGCTGCCTTCCATGCTTCTACCGCTCAACGGGTGCTGTTTGAGGGAGGGATCTTTGATGTCAATGGCCAGAATCTCTATCAATCCCTCAATGGTCAGCCCACAGGTTTTGAATTTCTGAGTAAAGGCCTCATCATCAATGAGGGTGAGCTGAGGGTGGGTCGTGGTCAAACCCTGAGCCTGATGGCGCACCAAGTGATCAATACGGGTACACTCGCAGCCCCTGCAGGAAATATCCACATTGCGGCTGTACCTGAAACAGGAATGGTGCGCGTCTCCCAAGAGGGAATGCTGCTCAGCCTTGAGATTCCTCAAGAGCGACTACCGACTGGGGGAGCGATCGCCGCTGTGGACTTACCCAGCTTACTCACTGGCAATGGTTCACAACCTGTCAACAGCGTCATTCAAAACCCCGACGGCACAATTCGCCTTGTCCATGACCCCAACAAAATTCCCACCACAACGAACACCGCCGTCATCAGTGGTAGCCTTTCCGTCGCCAACCCCATCGGTATGGGTGGCCAAATCACGATCACTGGTCAAAATATCGCCCTCATCAATGCCAACTTAACCGCCTCTGGTCAACTCGGGGGTGGCACGATTCTCTTGGGGGGCGATTACCTAGGGGGCACCACTGGTACCAACCGGTTGCATAGCAGTTTCAATGCCCAGAATCTCTTTATCAACAGCGGCAGTGTGATTGCAGCGGATGCCTTCAATCAAGGCAATGGTGGCACTGTCATTGCATGGGCAGATAACAGCACCCAATTTGCCGGCACGATCAGCGCACGCGGCGGGCAACTTAGCGGTAATGGCGGCTTTGTGGAAACCTCTGGGCGGGAATTACTCAGCGTTCGGGGAACAGTAGATGTCAGTGCAGTCAAGGGTCAGCCCGGTACATGGCTCCTTGATCCACGAAATGTCACCATTTCTAACTTCCCTACGAGTGGCGGGAGTTTCTCTGGGAGCAATCCTGATGTCTTTACCCCCACCACTGATAATGCCTTTGTTGTGAGCACTGCCATTGAAGCTGCTTTGAATCTCGGCACTAGCGTCATCATCACAACTGGTGATACTGGAACCCAAGCAGGGGATATTTCTGTACTTGCCTCGATTACCAAAATAGGCGGCGGCGATGCCTCCCTCACCTTGCAAGCTGCAAATGACATTCTTGTTGCCGATGACATTCGCTCAGAAGCAGGCCGACTGAATATCATTCTCCATGCTGATGCCGATAACAGTGGTGCAGGAGCAATTAGATTAGACTCAGTTACACTCATTACCAATGGTGGCAATATTATTTTGGGGGGTGGCTCTAATCCCTTCACCAGTCCAGCGATCGGTCTCGGCACTGCTGGGGTTCGTATCATAAACTCTACCCTCAATGCAGATGGCGGCCATATTAGGATTCATGGCAGCGGTGCAACAATTGATGGCCAAGAAGGGGTGCTGATCGGTGGGAGTTCAATCTTCACCTCAGGGTCTGGAGAGATCACCATTCTAGGGACAGGTGGTTCTAGTGTTTATAGCCCTGTGGATGGTATCTCGATTCAAAACTCCTCCATCAGCGCCGAAGCTGGCAATCTGACCTTAACGGGTACTGGGGGCAACGTCTCCGAAGGAGTTTCCAACGTTGGCATCCATCTTGAAGAGTCAGGAATTCGAACCACGACTGGAAATATTACCCTGACGGGTACTGGTGGTACGGGCTTTGCCTACAACCAAGAAGGTATTCTGAGTAGCTTCACAAGTATTACCAGTCAAAGTGGTGACATTATCCTGAGAGGTACAGGGGGTGAATTCGGTGCTGGTCTTGGCTTTAGGGCAGCAACTGACACAGAGTACTCTGCTGAGGTCAGAACGGCTGGAAATGGGAAGATTCTCATCGAAGGTCGCGGCACTGACGGCAATCCTGGTCTGGTCATGGAAGTCTCTGACGCCCCCCTGACATTAGCTGTTCAAGATGGCATGCTCACATTAGCAGCTCAGGGGGGGATTGAAGTCTTGGGTGATTTTCCCTCTCTGCTAGATATCCATAGTGCCGGGGCAGGCCGCCTTGTCTTTCAACCGATTGATGCGCATACTCCCGTCGGCATTGGCGATGGTGCAACGGGTAACTTAATCATTGATCAGTTTCTCCTCAACCAAATCACGGGTGGATTTTCTTTGGTGACCATTGGTCACCCTAATGGTACTGGTCTCATTGATGTTCGTCCCTTCAGCCTCAACTACAATCTTGCGCTGCAAACCCCCGGCGTAAGTTCCCTAGGTATTCAGTTCAATGGCTCTGGCACGACGAATCTCTATGGTCGCAATCTCACACTCAATAGCGGTGGCGGCGTTACTCAGGGCAGTCATGTCATTTCTGCGGGAACGCTGCAACTTCTTGGACAGGGGACTTTCACCCTCAACAATGTCAACAATGAGTTTCAGGCACTCTCAGGCAATGTCAGTGGAAATGTGAACTTGAGTCATCAAGGTGCCCTAGGTATCGTTAGTTTCAACAATGGTGTCAATGGCCTCACCACTGGCATCAATACCAACGGCAATACCCTAATCCTCAGCTTAAACAGTGGGAACCTAACGCAAAGTGCACCAATTCGAGCAGGCAACTTGGGTTTAACTTTACGAAATGGCAGTGCAATCCTAACCAACCCCAATAACCAAGTGGGGATACTAGCTGCTGAGTTGAACAGTGCGAGTGATTTGCAATTTGTCAATAACAGTACCCTTACCGTTGGCAATGTTAACCCAACAGGCATTACAGGGCGCAACATTTTCCTACAAACACTAACAGGCGATATTGTTCTCAATGCGCCAATTTCTGCCGTTGGGACTGGGGATGCGATTGTCCTTGCTGCGGAAAATAACTTTGTTAACAACTATGGCTCCGGTGTCTTCAGTACCCCCAACGGTCGCTGGCTAGTTTATTCGACTGACCCGAATTTCAATATCAACGGCGGCCTCACGGGTTCAGAGCAATTCAACACTACTTATCCTGAGCCTGCCCTATTTTCTGGTTCTGGTTTTCTCTATCGGGTTTCTCAAGCACCGCCAACTCCACCCACGGAGCCATCCACACCCCCAACTCCACCCACGGAGCCGTCCACACCGCCAACACCACCAGAACCCCAAACTCAAGAGAATCTGGGTCGGATTTTATTGGGAGAGGAGATACAAGGCACTCAACTGCCCCAGAATACCGCTCAAGTCATTTACTTCCCCGGAGTTGAGATCATTCGTCAGCAAATCAGTACGGCTTTTGATCAGGGAGACTACAACAGTGCGATCAAACTGCTTCAGCAGCTTTATTCCTTTGAGTTTAGTGAGTACTTTGGTGAATTTTTGAGCACTCCTAGTCAAGAGGGACTACAGTTCCTTGACATTGATCAAATCAAAGAATTATTGGGGCGTATGGCTGAAGAAACAGGTCAAAAACCTGCCCTGAGCTATGTCTTTTGGCGACCTGAACAACTAGATATATTTATCATCACACTCGAAGGGGAACCCATTTATCAACCCGTTCGAGTGCCCCAAGAAGTAGTGCGCCGCGTCATTTCTGCCTTTAATCGCGAGGTGCGAGATCCAACGAAAACCAATAGCGAATCCTATCTACCCTTTGCGCAGCAGCTTTACCAATGGATCATGGGCGGCGTTGATGCTGAATTGCAAGCACGAGGCATTAATACACTGGTTTTTGCCCTTGATCAGGGGTTGCGGAGTGTGCCGATCGCGGCTTTGCACACGGGGTCAAATCTTATTTCCTCAACGGTCAGTGATAGTCCAATCGGTCGTAATGGTCAGTTTCTAGTGGAACGCTATAATCTGGGTCTCATTCCCAGTATCAACTTGGTGGATACCCGCTACCAACCGTTGCAAAATGCTTCTGTACTGGCAATGGGTGCCTCGCAGTTCACAAAGCAAAGTCCTTTGCCAGCGGTTCCCATCGAGCTACAAACCATTACGCAACTGGTAGGACGAGGGCAAGTATTCCTCAATGAAGCTTTTACGGTCTCAAACTTGGAAACTCAGCGGCGGCGCAGTCTCTACCCTATCCTACACTTAGCGACCCATGGTGAATTTAATGCGGGTAAGCCACAAAATTCCTATATTCAGTTTTGGGATAGCCAGCTTTCAATGGCTCAAGTGCGGCAGTTGCGGTTATTCCAGCCACCCACAGAGCTAATGACGCTGAGTGCCTGTCGCACAGCGGTAGGAGATACCAATGCAGAACTTGGGTTTGCTGGACTGTCACTCCAAGCGGGCGTGAAAAGTTCGGTTGCTAGCCTTTGGTATGTCAGTGATGAAGGGACGCTGGCTTTGATGACGGCATTTTATGGACAGTTGAGAATCGCTCCCATTAAAGCAGAGGCCTTGCGACAGGCGCAGCTTGCCCTGATCCATCAGCAGGTTGTGATTGAGGAGAATCATCTGCGTAGTGCTGGGGTGCAGGGAGGGCTTTCAATTCCTTTGCCCCCAGAAGTTCAAACTGGGGGTGGGCGTCAACTTTCCCATCCGTACTTTTGGGCGGGATTTACGATGATTGGCAGCCCTTGGTAG
- a CDS encoding AI-2E family transporter translates to MSQSAASGHWWNRLSIASRFLIIGLAGPILTLNFWAFATVLKFFGPLVAVLVLASLFAFLLNYPVRWMEEQGNPRGPSAILVFLLALVLIAIIALVVVPNVFNQAQQLIARLPEWFNSSQRRLLEFGQWVDSLNLPVTVDVDALANQLLEKLKDQLQSLAREALNLILGTLSSAVDVLINLILTVVLTFYLLQHGDELWDGLLSWLPDTLRPTVSETIRRSFESYFIGQLVLGLCMGIGLTTIFIFLKVPYGLLFGVIIGVMALVPFGGTVGIISISLLVALQDVWLSLKVAGFAFLYQQFLENVVAPRIIGSFTGLNPVWVFLAILTGARASGLVGVLIAVPIAVVIKTFLVSVRSRLNAEDVDATVALPSNPPPLSPVSSSMKPSSVE, encoded by the coding sequence ATGAGCCAATCTGCGGCCTCGGGTCACTGGTGGAATCGCCTCTCCATTGCCAGTCGGTTTCTGATTATTGGCTTGGCAGGGCCGATTTTGACGCTCAACTTTTGGGCATTTGCCACCGTTCTTAAGTTTTTTGGACCACTGGTGGCGGTGCTGGTTCTTGCCTCCCTGTTTGCTTTTTTGCTGAACTATCCGGTGCGTTGGATGGAGGAGCAGGGAAATCCGCGAGGCCCCTCAGCAATTTTGGTCTTTCTTTTGGCACTGGTACTGATTGCCATCATTGCCTTGGTCGTGGTGCCCAATGTCTTTAATCAGGCACAACAGCTCATTGCCCGCTTGCCCGAATGGTTTAACTCCAGCCAACGGCGACTCTTGGAATTTGGCCAGTGGGTGGACTCCCTGAACCTGCCGGTGACGGTGGATGTGGATGCCCTTGCCAACCAACTCTTGGAAAAACTCAAGGATCAACTGCAAAGTTTAGCTCGCGAGGCGCTGAATTTAATTTTGGGCACCCTCAGCAGTGCGGTGGATGTGCTCATTAATCTGATTTTGACCGTTGTTCTCACGTTCTATTTGCTGCAGCATGGTGACGAATTGTGGGATGGCCTCCTCAGTTGGTTGCCTGATACGCTGCGCCCCACGGTTTCAGAAACGATACGCCGCAGTTTTGAAAGCTATTTTATTGGTCAGTTGGTGCTGGGACTGTGCATGGGCATCGGGTTGACCACGATTTTCATTTTCCTCAAGGTGCCCTATGGACTGCTCTTTGGTGTCATTATTGGCGTGATGGCCTTGGTGCCCTTTGGCGGTACGGTGGGGATTATTTCAATTAGTTTGCTCGTCGCCCTTCAGGATGTGTGGTTGTCCCTCAAGGTAGCGGGATTTGCGTTTCTCTATCAGCAGTTTTTGGAGAATGTGGTTGCCCCTCGGATCATCGGTAGCTTTACGGGCTTAAATCCAGTCTGGGTTTTCTTGGCGATCCTGACTGGGGCTAGGGCTTCGGGGTTAGTCGGGGTTCTCATTGCGGTTCCGATCGCGGTAGTGATTAAAACGTTCTTGGTGAGTGTGCGATCGCGCCTCAATGCCGAGGACGTGGATGCCACCGTTGCACTCCCTAGTAATCCGCCCCCCTTATCACCTGTTTCTTCGTCAATGAAGCCATCCTCAGTGGAGTAG
- the murD gene encoding UDP-N-acetylmuramoyl-L-alanine--D-glutamate ligase → MPTVHVIGLGRSGIAAARLLKRQGWQVEVSDSRQTPALQSQQQLLEAEGIAVQLNYDFDLQTLASVGLRVPAEIVISPGVPWQSPALIAARQAGIPVRGEVEIAWQTLAHLPWVCITGTNGKTTTTALTAAIFQAAGYNAPACGNIGNSICEVALTASALDWVIAEISSYQLESSPPLQPQFALWTTLTPDHLERHGTLDAYVETKAHLMNGAKQVILNGDDPYLRQHMVNRWPQAWWISTQGAAALPKGIEQGIYIAEDQVWFQDQPLLPTHVLQMPGQHNQQNFLLAVATAHLAGIPAETIAKAVAGFAGVPHRLERVRQWRQVEWINDSKATNYDAAEIGLRSVTGPVILIAGGQAKKGNDRAWLKLIQEKAAWVLLIGEAAPQFAQRLEATGFTNYEIMETLDRAVAAAAELVTQYPIKTVLFSPACASFDQYQNFEERGDHFRQLCLEL, encoded by the coding sequence ATGCCAACTGTTCATGTGATTGGTCTTGGTCGCTCTGGCATCGCCGCTGCCCGTTTACTGAAACGTCAAGGCTGGCAAGTGGAGGTGAGTGATAGTCGTCAAACCCCTGCCCTACAATCCCAGCAGCAACTCCTAGAAGCCGAAGGCATTGCTGTTCAACTCAACTACGACTTTGATTTACAAACCCTCGCCAGTGTGGGTCTGCGTGTCCCGGCGGAAATTGTCATTAGTCCCGGTGTCCCTTGGCAGTCTCCTGCTCTGATTGCCGCTCGCCAAGCAGGCATCCCCGTTCGGGGGGAAGTGGAAATTGCTTGGCAGACTCTCGCCCATCTGCCGTGGGTATGTATTACGGGCACCAATGGCAAAACAACGACCACCGCACTCACTGCCGCCATTTTTCAAGCAGCGGGGTACAATGCTCCCGCCTGTGGCAATATCGGCAATAGTATTTGCGAAGTGGCTTTGACCGCTAGCGCCCTTGATTGGGTGATTGCTGAGATCAGTAGCTATCAATTAGAGTCTAGCCCCCCCCTGCAACCCCAATTTGCCCTTTGGACAACCCTCACACCAGATCACTTGGAACGCCACGGCACCCTCGACGCTTATGTCGAAACCAAAGCTCACCTCATGAATGGTGCGAAACAGGTGATCCTCAATGGGGATGATCCCTACCTGCGTCAGCACATGGTGAATCGTTGGCCGCAAGCTTGGTGGATCAGTACCCAAGGGGCGGCAGCCCTACCCAAGGGGATTGAACAGGGCATCTATATTGCTGAGGATCAGGTGTGGTTTCAAGATCAACCCCTGCTGCCCACCCATGTCCTGCAAATGCCGGGTCAACACAATCAGCAAAACTTTCTTCTAGCCGTGGCAACGGCCCATTTAGCCGGTATTCCTGCCGAAACAATTGCCAAAGCGGTGGCAGGGTTTGCCGGTGTGCCCCATCGTCTAGAGCGCGTTCGTCAATGGCGACAGGTGGAGTGGATCAACGACAGTAAGGCCACCAATTATGACGCCGCCGAAATTGGGCTGCGTTCGGTGACCGGCCCTGTGATCCTGATTGCGGGTGGACAGGCCAAAAAGGGGAACGATCGCGCTTGGCTCAAGCTGATTCAGGAGAAAGCCGCTTGGGTGCTCTTAATTGGTGAAGCGGCACCGCAGTTTGCGCAGCGCTTAGAAGCCACGGGCTTTACAAATTATGAGATCATGGAGACACTGGATCGGGCAGTGGCGGCGGCTGCTGAACTGGTGACCCAGTACCCGATCAAAACCGTTCTCTTTTCCCCTGCCTGTGCCAGCTTTGACCAGTACCAGAATTTTGAAGAACGTGGTGATCACTTTCGTCAACTGTGCTTAGAGCTATGA
- the ribH gene encoding 6,7-dimethyl-8-ribityllumazine synthase, whose amino-acid sequence MAVFEGTYHVLGTPRFGIVISRFNDLITTKLLEGCQDCLRRHGVDPNPHGSQVDYAWVPGSFEIPLVAAQLAASRRYAAIICLGAVIRGQTPHFDYVAAEVTKGIATASMQTGVPIIYGILTTDTMQQALERAGIKSNKGWEYALNALEMANLMQTLPSSINPPTAKLSPSTPVLADG is encoded by the coding sequence ATGGCTGTTTTTGAAGGCACCTATCACGTTCTGGGAACGCCTCGCTTTGGCATTGTGATTTCCCGCTTCAATGACCTGATTACAACCAAGCTGCTAGAGGGTTGCCAAGATTGCCTGCGTCGTCATGGCGTTGATCCCAATCCCCACGGTTCTCAAGTAGACTATGCTTGGGTGCCCGGTAGTTTTGAAATTCCCCTTGTGGCGGCTCAACTGGCGGCCAGTCGTCGCTATGCTGCCATTATTTGTCTCGGGGCAGTCATCCGTGGCCAAACCCCCCACTTTGACTATGTGGCTGCTGAAGTCACCAAAGGCATTGCCACGGCCTCCATGCAAACGGGTGTGCCGATTATCTACGGCATTCTCACTACCGACACGATGCAACAGGCCCTTGAGCGCGCTGGCATTAAAAGCAATAAAGGTTGGGAATATGCCCTCAATGCCCTCGAAATGGCAAACCTGATGCAAACCCTCCCCAGCAGCATCAATCCACCCACAGCCAAACTCAGCCCCAGTACCCCTGTTCTCGCTGATGGGTAA
- a CDS encoding aspartate-semialdehyde dehydrogenase, whose product MVLAQGLRVGILGATGAVGTEILAILAERSFPVAELRLLASPRSAGQTLSFAETVLPVQAVSEETLKGLDLILASAGASVSRQWLPIAVQEGAIAIDNSSAYRMDPNVPLVVPEVNPEDLKTHQGIIANPNCTTILMTVALWPLHQVRPIRRIVAATYQSASGAGAKAMQELKDQALDILKGQPPRTEAFPYPLAFNLFPHNSPLNEQGYCQEEMKMVNETRKIFHAPELRLTATCVRVPVLRAHSEALNVEFFEPFPLQEARDRLQQAAGVQFVEDWQRNYFPMPLEATGKDPVLVGRLRQDISEPNALELWLCGDQIRKGAALNAVQIAESLIAQGLL is encoded by the coding sequence ATGGTCTTGGCACAGGGATTACGGGTTGGCATTTTAGGAGCGACAGGTGCGGTTGGCACGGAAATTTTGGCCATTTTGGCGGAACGCTCGTTTCCAGTGGCAGAGTTGCGGCTGTTGGCTTCGCCCCGTTCAGCCGGTCAAACCCTCTCTTTTGCGGAGACAGTGCTGCCCGTACAGGCGGTGAGTGAGGAGACCCTCAAGGGACTGGATTTGATTTTGGCTTCGGCGGGGGCAAGTGTGTCACGGCAGTGGCTACCAATTGCGGTTCAGGAAGGAGCGATCGCCATTGATAATTCCAGTGCCTATCGCATGGATCCCAACGTCCCCTTAGTGGTGCCCGAAGTCAACCCTGAAGATCTAAAAACCCACCAAGGCATCATTGCCAATCCCAACTGCACGACGATTTTGATGACGGTTGCGCTATGGCCCTTGCATCAGGTGCGACCGATTCGGCGAATTGTAGCGGCCACCTATCAGTCTGCCAGTGGGGCGGGGGCAAAGGCCATGCAAGAACTCAAGGATCAAGCCCTCGATATTCTCAAGGGGCAACCACCACGCACAGAGGCCTTTCCCTACCCTTTGGCCTTTAACCTCTTTCCCCACAATTCTCCCCTCAATGAGCAGGGCTACTGCCAAGAGGAGATGAAGATGGTCAATGAAACCCGCAAAATTTTCCATGCCCCAGAGTTGCGGCTAACGGCCACCTGTGTGCGCGTCCCTGTGCTGCGTGCCCATTCGGAAGCGTTGAATGTTGAGTTCTTTGAGCCTTTTCCGCTGCAAGAGGCGCGCGATCGCCTGCAACAGGCCGCAGGCGTCCAGTTTGTGGAGGATTGGCAGCGCAATTATTTCCCCATGCCCCTAGAGGCCACAGGTAAAGACCCAGTGCTAGTGGGGCGGCTGCGCCAAGATATTTCTGAACCCAATGCCCTTGAACTGTGGCTGTGTGGCGATCAAATTCGCAAGGGGGCAGCCTTGAATGCGGTGCAAATTGCTGAATCTCTGATTGCCCAAGGACTCCTCTAA
- a CDS encoding DUF1838 domain-containing protein, which produces MPAAEFVQKWLSARDWVRVRADLTGKTTFIAWQGAVYSFVPQERRRHLFNIVGMSAARCLPHPEGGWYFLSRELTFYLDPEKQSLCDRWHNPWTEDVVPVIPVANDPVQGLFRREVPAQVSERTTTFQFDLFPYYDNPLAGEERFQAYSPQPIYQAAELFKLTVATADLQQDTETIAAVHLCWSRIGPWLPWMKMGDRAGYLIYSATGCKALTVEDLPSLLQDQLERLPQYREAPTEYREGADMTSWLYFQEHFEAYLEGALFPVT; this is translated from the coding sequence ATGCCCGCCGCTGAATTTGTTCAAAAATGGTTGAGTGCTCGCGATTGGGTGCGGGTACGGGCAGATTTGACGGGCAAGACCACGTTTATCGCGTGGCAGGGAGCGGTGTATAGTTTTGTTCCCCAAGAGCGTCGCCGTCACCTCTTCAACATTGTTGGCATGAGTGCCGCTCGCTGTTTGCCCCATCCCGAGGGCGGGTGGTATTTTCTCTCCCGTGAATTGACGTTTTATCTGGATCCAGAAAAGCAATCCCTGTGCGATCGCTGGCACAATCCTTGGACAGAGGACGTGGTTCCCGTGATTCCCGTTGCTAATGATCCCGTGCAGGGGCTATTTCGCCGTGAGGTGCCTGCCCAAGTCAGTGAGCGAACCACTACGTTTCAGTTTGATCTATTTCCCTACTATGACAATCCCCTTGCGGGTGAGGAACGGTTTCAGGCCTACAGCCCCCAGCCGATCTACCAAGCGGCAGAACTCTTTAAGCTAACGGTGGCCACCGCCGATTTACAACAAGATACGGAGACGATTGCCGCTGTCCATTTGTGTTGGAGTCGGATTGGGCCTTGGTTGCCTTGGATGAAGATGGGCGATCGCGCCGGTTATCTCATCTACAGTGCGACTGGCTGCAAAGCCCTGACCGTCGAAGACTTGCCCTCCCTCCTACAAGACCAATTAGAGCGACTGCCCCAATACCGTGAAGCCCCCACTGAATACCGCGAGGGTGCTGATATGACCTCTTGGCTGTATTTTCAGGAGCACTTTGAAGCCTATTTGGAGGGTGCACTGTTTCCAGTGACTTGA